A genomic region of Arachis hypogaea cultivar Tifrunner chromosome 5, arahy.Tifrunner.gnm2.J5K5, whole genome shotgun sequence contains the following coding sequences:
- the LOC114927743 gene encoding uncharacterized protein, producing the protein MCDWANRIEYSLWTQYCDEGRRFGHMTTNISECVNSILKGVRNLPVCSLVKATYGRLAELFVRKGREAEAQMGTGQQFSQYLVKYIEANLKTARCFTVTVYDRDNSEYTVAETTPTGSFSLGTYRVSLGSKTCDCGYFQALHFPCPHALACCAYSRLTWQPYVHEVYRLSSVFGVYQMGFTPPIPEGFWPPYAGPTVIPDPSMRRAREGRPRSTRIRTNMDETDPNRPKRCGLCRQLGHTRRSCPQAVGPSGTAGNQ; encoded by the coding sequence ATGTGTGACTGGGCGAACCGAATCGAGTATTCGTTGTGGACACAGTACTGTGATGAGGGTCGGAGATTCGGGCACATGACAACTAATATTTCGGAATGTGTCAACTCAATCCTGAAGGGGGTAAGAAACCTCCCTGTTTGCTCGCTGGTGAAGGCCACATACGGAAGGCTAGCAGAGCTATTTGTCCGTAAGGGTAGGGAGGCAGAGGCTCAGATGGGTActggacaacaattcagtcaataCCTAGTAAAGTATATCGAGGCCAACCTGAAGACAGCCAGGTGCTTCACGGTTACTGTTTACGACAGGGATAACTCGGAGTACACCGTTGCTGAGACGACTCCGACAGGTTCATTCTCTCTTGGTACGTACAGGGTCTCATTAGGGTCTAAGACTTGTGATTGTGGATACTTCCAAGCACTTCATTTTCCCTGTCCGCACGCACTGGCATGCTGTGCTTATTCACGACTTACATGGCAGCCTTACGTCCATGAGGTCTATCGCCTTAGTTCCGTTTTCGGTGTCTATCAGATGGGATTTACACCTCCCATTCCAGAGGGTTTCTGGCCACCTTATGCCGGGCCTACCGTTATACCGGATCCGAGTATGAGGCGTGCGAGGGAGGGTCGTCCTAGATCCACAAGAATTCGCACCAACATGGATGAAACAGATCCGAACCGGCCAAAGAGATGTGGCCTCTGCAGGCAGCTAGGTCACACCAGGCGTAGTTGTCCACAAGCCGTAGGCCCCAGCGGGACTGCTGGAAATCAGTAG